TCTTGCCAATCAAGTCGTGCCTTGGTTGACATTTCACCAACGGAAGACATCCCGCTACTGGACAACTACGTGCTGCTCGCTACTGTCGCGATACTCATCCAGGACAACATGGGGATGTGGCAACGGATCCGATGCGTGCTCGACTCCGGCAGCCAAATCGAGGCAATCACCAAGAATGCGGTCAAGCGTCTTGGATTAGCGATGCACCCTGCACGATTGACGCTGAGTGGCGTGGGGAGCAAAATCCCAGTAACCCAACAAATACGAGCGAAGATTACGTCGATTGACGGCAGCTGCTCTGAGGATGTCGGATTCTTCGTGATTCCCGGTCTCAGTGATCAACCGGCTCGTGCCATCAGACAAGACGAATTGGACCTGCCAGAGGCCAAGTTCCTAGCAGATGCGGAATTCTACCATCCTGGAACAATCGACGCTATCTTAGGTGCCAGAatatgcttcgacgcactcaAGACAGGGCTGCGTCGCCTCCCAAATGGCTTGACCCTCCAGAATTCTAAATTCGGATGGCTCGTGGGAGGAATGCTACGTGACACGACTTCAGCCGATCTATACGAACACAGTTGTCTAGCTACGTGCGTCGATGACCTAAAGGAGATCCTCGAACGATTCTGGAGAATCGAAGAACTCCCAAATGATGCCGCCGACTCCACGGTTTGGAAGTCTCACGAACTAGAGACGCACTTTAAGGAGCATACCACCATCGCTGACGATGGACGATACATCGTACAAATTCCCTTACGGGGGGAGCTAAACCAGCTGGGAGATTCAATGGGGCAAGCAAGACGCCGCTTGCTAGCCCTAGAAAGACGTCTCGCCAGCCATGAGCCCACCTACGCAGAATATCGAAAGTTCATGCGAGAGTACCAAGAGCTGGGCCACATGTGCCCAGTATCAACGAAGGAGCTCCCCAAAGTACGCTACGTGATTCCCCACTCTTGCGTGGTCAAGCCAGACTCGACTACCACAAAACTACGCGTTGTGTTCGACGCCAGCGCGAAATCAACGACGGGAATCTCGCTGAACGACCTCCAAGCCGTAGGACCCGTGATCCAGCCTGACTTGTTCCGAATCTGGCTAGATTTCCGTACTCAAACCGTGGTGGCGACTGCCGACATCGTGAAGATGTACCGTCAAGTGTGGGTATCCGAGCCCGACACTTGGATGCAGTGCATTCTGTGGCGCGACAAGCCAAAGGACACGATGCAACTATTCAGACTCCTCACTGTTACGTACGGTGAGGCTGCTTCGTCTTATTTGGCCTGCAGGGCGTTGTTCGAAGCCGGGGAAGAAGTGCGGACTTCCGATCCCCAGACAGCTGACGCCATCCAATCATCGTTCTACGTGGACAACCTTTCGTTGGGCGCATCGACTCCCGAGCAGCTACGTGAGCTTATGACCAGCGTCGAGCGAGCACTCAACATACGCGGGATGCCATTGCGAAAGTGGGCATCTAACTCACCAGAGATCACCAGTAAAATCCCGGTGGAACACCGCGATACAACTGTACAGATTGGTGAGAAGCAGGCCATCAAGTTGCTCGGCCTGGCTTGGTGCCCTACAGAGGATACGTTCCAGCTCGTAGTCCAGGATGAGTTCTACGAGCCTTTGGGTTCATTGGAGAAACGACGTTTAGCATCCAAAGTTGGCAAGCTGTATGATCCTATCGGGATCCTCCAACCAGTGATAGTCACCGGAAAGATTCTGCTACAAGACCTCTGGCGAGATGGCTTCGGATGGGATGAAGCCGCATCACCTCGCATGATCGAAAGCTGGAACGGATTCGCCAGCCACCTGCCGCTTCTCAGACAGCTCCCAATCCCAAGGATGGCGCTGCCCAGCGAACCTCAGGACGCGATCATGTACGGCTTCAGCGACGCATCTACGAAGGCCTTTGGATGCGCCATATACCTTCGCTTTCTGGACGGTGAAGGAAACCCGCAATCTCGGTTGCTGTGCTCCAGGTCGCGATTGGCACCCATCGAAGAGGTGACTTTGCCGCGACTCGAACTGCAAGGAGCTCTGCTCCTAGCTCGCCTTTATGCCAAAATAAAGGACGCCTTCGGCACCCGGATAAGCCAAACTCGTTGGTGGACTGACTCTCAGGTGGTACTGGCTTGGATACGTTCCGACAACACCAAGTGGGGAGTCTACGTTAAGAACCGGGTGGAGAAAATTCACGCTGCCACGAATCGTCTGGATTGGAGCTACGTGCCGACGAAACTCAACCCAGCAGACCTTGTGTCCAGAGGACTTCCTGCCAACAAGCTTATAAACAGCGAGACTGCGAGTTTTTGGCTGAACGGACCGAGTTTCATAGTCAATGATGAAAGGCCAGTTATGCCTCAACTAAACTACGTGACTGCGTTGGAGGAAGCTGTCGACGCTCCTCTATTGTTGACGGCCATGGTGGGGAACGATTGTGATGACTTGTTATCCCAGTATAAGCACCACAACTCGTTCATCATGACAAGACGACATTTCGCGTGGCTCGGTAGAGCAATCTTTAACTTACGCGCACCCTCATCCTCCGTGGAGAAAAAATCAGGACCCCTTCAGCTCGACGAATTGGAGTACGGACTCCAACTGATAGTACGGGTGATGCAAGCTACGTGCTTTCCCAATGAGGTCAAGGAGATGCAAGACTCCGGGTCAGTTACGCCCAAGGGTTCGATGCAGCACCTCGACCCAATAGTAAGGGATAAGATCATCTGCGTACGGGGACGACTAGGAAACTCGGATCTGGCTGACGAAGCCAAGGTTCCTTTCCTAGTACCAAAGTCGCATCCCTTCTCCCGCGTAATCATCCGCCATTTGCACGAGCACAATTTCCATGCGGGAACTGAGCTGATCATGGCCGAATTCCGTGCGAGATTCTGGATGCGAGACCTGCGAAGAACAGTCGTCGGGGTAACCTCGAGATGCGTAATTTGTGCCCGAGCGCGCCCAAGACAATACGCCCAGCAGATGGGACAGCTGCCGTCGGCTCGCGTCAACGTGTCTCCCGCCTTCACCCACACCGGCGTGGACCTGTGTGGCcccttcgaaatcgtttcaaaTGCTCGATCAGGCAAGCGTAGAACGGTCTACGTTTGTATCTTCGTGTGTTTCACTACAAAGGCCACGCACTTGGAGGTAGTGGAAGATCAGTCGACATCGGCGTTCATCTCAGCTCTATTACGATTCGTGTCCCTACGTGGAAGACCTGACACGATCTACTCCGACAACGGCCGCAACTTCGTGGGAGCTGCCAGAGAATTGACCCTGCTTCGCAAGACTCACAACAACCGGGAATTCCAGGACGAAGTGGTGAGCTTGGCAGCGGACAGCGGAATTCGTTTCTCGTTTATCCCTCCCAGGAGCCCAAACTTCGGAGGGCTTTGGGAGGCCAACATCAAGGTGGCAAAACGATTGTTCAAGGCCGCCGCAAAGGGAGCCCAGCTGAACTTGGTAGAGCTACAGACGTTACTCTACCAAATTTCGGCCATTCTCAACTCCAGGCCGCTCACCGCAATCCACTCCAGTCCGGAATCGGTAGAGGCACTTACCCCTGCGCACTTCCTCATCGGACGAGCATCATTCACCACTCCTGCCCCGCTTGGAGACGATGACACGGTCGGTGTCAAAACTCGCTGGAAGCGAGTCCAGAAACTCGCTCAGCAATTCTGGTCCCGTTGGCGAACTGAGTACCTTGCTCAGTTGCGTTGTAGTGCGAAGTGGACGAAACGCACTACAAACTTGCAGACGGGCCAGATCGTGCTAGTCGGTGATGACAACCTACCCGTTGGACGATGGCCCATGGGCCTGGTCGTCAAAACCTACGTGGGACCCGACGGCATCGTACGTGTCGCTGACATACGAACAAGCAGCGGCATCTACAAGCGCAACGTGAGGCTGTTGGCACCCCTCCCAGTTGAGGCCGCTGAAACGGAAGTATCCAAGGAGCATTCGGGCGCACCTGACTCTTCCGTATCCGACGCAGCGCCAAACGAACAACTTGAGGGATCAGCAGCGCAGTGTCCTCCTGACTCGACTCCTGGCTACGTGCCGCCGACGACCCCTGAGCATGAGGACGACCCACCACCTACGTGCGGAATTTGGGACGGTCGCCAGCGTCCCAAAGGGGGGAGGAATGGTTGTGGGAAATAATCGCGTTATAATCGAAACAATTATGtcatccgcgcgatcatgcgatAAGCGCATGATCAATCACGtcatccgcgcgatcatgcgatAAGCGCATATCAATTATGGCAAATCCCCTCCATGACCCGGAAGATCGTGTGACGTGCCAGACCGCGTGCTGGAATGTCAGCTTATCACCGCGTGCTGGTACGTCACAGGAGAGAGCGCGTGGGAGAGCTTTCGCTACGGGCAACTCTCCCACGCATAGGGAAGTGGAGGGGAGCGATGACACCTATAAAACCGTCGATCAACGGATCGACGGGCTCTCTCTCGCTTTTCTTACGTATACCTACGAGTAACAAGCTGCTACGTGTCAATCTAATTAAAAAGTGCAAATAAAGTTCCTTTTAACCTAGTAATTACAACGTGTGAAttcttcgtgcaaaacattcgctttcGCTACGTGCAAAACACTCGCCCATCGCTACGTGCGAGAACATCGGCCTTAACACTAGAGTGCATTACTTTGAAATCTAGCCTTAAAGggttttaggggtcattttaaCCGCTTTTTATAACACACTTTATCGGATCCAAATTCCGCTAGCCCGCggtaatatttttccatcgatgtgaatcgaattttaatccttttcaactccttttttttaatgtttcaagTAAATTCAGAAAAAGTGTGCATTAGAAAGCTCATATGTTAGGCCACCTTTAAAAAGCAATTTCACAttcttaaaataataaatgacgTCACAAATCGACCTCGAATATGTGGATTTAAGAATATTTCATGGGTTGTTTCCGTTCTGTGCTTTATTCCGTTGAGTTGGCGTTATCTTTTAAGTCAATTTATGGCGTCATTTGTCACTGAAAagtgtgatttttgtttttcaatgttgCTAAAAATACCCAAATTACCGCTGATTTGGGTAATAcagttttgaataaataaaagctgaaaaaaCTTAATTTCGACCTGTTTTGCTTTACActgagctagcggaatgatgaaaaaaaaagtgcattggAAAACTAGAAACGCctaaagatagtcaacaaacatatttaaagtaaccaaatatactaaaaagtaaccaaatatataaaaaaggcaaaaaatcgaagatttgaaaaatcttcaaaaatagaaaagttatagcgttttaaaaattggGGTCAAAAAGACctctaaaaagcattctaggaaTAGTAAAGTTGGTTTTCGGAAGTGGTTGGGCAGAAAAATCCgatttcttgttttatttgtagCTTTGGATTTAAACGAAagctttattattttgttaaaattttcaGCCGTATTCgggatattaaaatcgaaaattgcATTAGGGTCAAAATGATCCCAATTTCGATGCTAGTGTTAACCACTTTCCCGAATCCAATGAAAGTTTGAACGCCTTTCCACCGAAATCCTGGGAGACAAATCCTTATTGATGCATTTCGGTCGAAATTTCCCATTGGGAGATATGTTTACTGACCTAGGTGCCCCCTCTTCCCCTCCTCTACCCCATGCCCGTTTCCGAATTCGCGACCACTAATAGGAGCGGAatgtttttcccaaaaaatgcCAATAACATACCGCACCAGCTGGCGCGGCACCGTTTTCGCGGCATTCGTGATCCcaatttatttgcaaaactAGCCAAAGGagggtgggtggaaaaaaaattgcctcacctccacacacacacacacccactcgTGGaatattgaaagaaaaataaatgtcaCACGATCCCAAAGCCGCTTCCGTAAGCGGGAGGATGATTTGTCAAGCAAACGATGCTTATTTCACTTCAATCGAAACCTTTGTTGTCGTACTATCCGtcgatgtcgtcgtcgtcgtcggcgaggAGCACGGGAGAAAGTTTCACTTAGGCGTGGATTTCCATCCCcttgctttcctttcctttttcccttccactCTCGCGTTTCGCTTCCCATTTTCCCGAGCAACGGGGTGACCGGTTTTCCGCTTTGTGCTGTGTGCCCGGGAAACATTTTGGCTCATCAATTCAGCCCGACCTCTTCGGCCTCTTCGGTCTCCTCAGCCCCGACCCGTTTCCTTGCCGGGAATggggcgaaagaaaaatatgagACATTCAAATCCGGAGGCTGCCCGCcgggcaaacaaataaataaatcaatctgGCTGTTTGTTGTCGGCCGCGTTCGATTCCGGTTCGCGATTGAAGGCGGACGCGATTGTGGGCGTAAATATTTTCGCCAAACCGCCCGATGGAGATGAGACACCAGTCTTTGTTCTCCTCCCGTGCCCGTGCCCACCCGGCCCGCTTTTCCGGACATCGGAGGTGGATTGTTTGggtttttcaaacattccaaACAACTCTCGATATTGAACTAATAATATTCACATCACTCTCGAGCGTTTGCTTGagcaatatatatatatatcccTTTGCACCCTTCCGCAACTCCCTCTCTTTCCCTTCATGTGGAGTTCatgattgattttaattaacgCTCGCTCATTTGTTGTTTGCCTTCAAAGCAGCTCCCAGCTTCATCATGTGCCTACTTGCTCATACACATTCCGgtatttgttcgtttgtttattagtttgtttgtttgtttgtttgtttgtttgcttggcTGCTTGTTTGTTCGATTGTTTGCTCGTTTTGTGACACATTTGGCACCGGATGGCCCCGAACAATCGAAGTTCGTTTTGGTAGAGAcaggaaacaaaaatctgcataaatcaaacacacacCTCAAATGTTACCTCAACGTTGGCGCAGCAATACTTGGCACTCAGACTGGTACAAAAGGAGCTATGATTCGGGAAGTTTATAATAATATACAAAACTCTTTTTACTGCTTTTATGTTTTAGGAAACCAAAGTACAATATAATTATAACGTGTTTGAGGATGACCTTGAACGATTGTCTTcgttcagaaaaaaaatcgatggGAGGGGTCTTTTTGGTAATATTAGACAACTTCAATGCTTAACTTAATGCAACCGGGAAATTTGCTGAATTTGAACAATtgcgttgtttgtttacaatcgCTGTCgcatatttttcaaactgaCCTAAAAAGTTcaacactttttattttttaatagttttgcttcattttcttGTTGTAGGAAGCTTTAAAAGTATAAATGCTGCACATCAATAACCATCATTTTTATaatcattttaaaaccaaaatgTTTAAACACATATAACAGATTTTACAACAAGTTGTAATTGTTTGGTTTTAAGAACTTGTAATCGATCCTGCATGTTCCATGCATGTCCTACATGCAGTAGTGTCATATAGTTGTTATGTTTTCAATAGGAGCcctaaaattcaaaacaagtaTTCTGTTACTCTTGCTAACTCGGACACATATTGCATACCGAATGTTAATTGATCTACTTGGAAAATAGCAGGGGAAGAATTGTTAGTAGTATGAAGCCGCcgtgatttgttttataatttccgatcagatttaaatttcaatttaattaccAATCATTTATATATTAACGATTTGATGTGATGGGAAACTTAGACTTCCTTTTCGACTATTTTCATGTTGTTGTGTATGTAATCAACCATCCATATGCACTTTAGAAATCTTAAACTGTTAAAATAGTTTCTTACTATCGGAATCTTTCAGTTCAATATGACCGTCAAATCTACTACCCTCTTAAATACTTTCCTCATTctcatttcattattttcttcttcttctgacaaatgcaaattgatttgattgttaaCAGAGAATGTCTATGTAAAGTGAAAATAACTAACATGAATCATGTTCTCTTTTTATGATCGTACGATGTTTTGGAAACCGCTCTCCAATTAATAAATTCTTTTATCCATTTGGATAGCGATAAGGAAAATATCTTGTATGGATAACAGTACAAATATTTACCCTACTTCAAACGGGAAAATCAGACTGAAacaaggcaaaagaaaacatattccaCCAAGGTCCTaagggtggaaaatggcaTCAATAAAGCAATATCAGAATGTACCAAAAatgtaatatgaaaaaatatacatgaaatataaaaataaacataagtgACAAATAGATAAAAGCAAGtgacaaaaatacaaaacagatGAGTGTgtgcattaaaataaatacaaaacaaagctTCTTATGATGGAAGAGAAGTGAGAGAAACATGTAAAGAACCCTTGAAAATCTGGTTTTTACGTGAAAGGTGTGAAACACAGCGATATGATTACCGTCTTAGTAGTGCTCCCCCTCGGCTGTATGCTAAACTCCCGCAACCGGAAATCGTACGTTCGCGCCTCCCGATCCGCGCGTGTTCGTTGGAGTGGTGGAAGTTTTTCGGCACGGAACTAATTGCTTCCACAAATAAACGCCCGGCT
This region of Anopheles coustani chromosome X, idAnoCousDA_361_x.2, whole genome shotgun sequence genomic DNA includes:
- the LOC131269047 gene encoding uncharacterized protein LOC131269047 is translated as MNNENENIVAEALRLLTALEGSVKEVAASLDAKMKPEVAAVKVDILASLWRDGNAALMRVESVTGPHPRRGPFTEAYAAAMAAATKRREGAASKPSILDTTMAGQPSRADHLPRIELPKFEGSPSEWPAFSSRFEKRVAGLTEDSDKFAFLIKCLERCDIARHSCEAFENAGMPFAQAWAKLEERFYKKRVAFMGHIRKILELPRMSSPSANALMRVIDVVETAVASARQIAEAGDSTSVVEDGLIVALVMDKLDAETIASVTRRADQQLIPTWVELRRELDGLANKIYYQPKRKEDADRARGANQRAARTVLAATVTPKPAAIASRPARKAPATQPAAAAIVPASTSTKGGNAPPSGSNSSNDPAADSCQSSRALVDISPTEDIPLLDNYVLLATVAILIQDNMGMWQRIRCVLDSGSQIEAITKNAVKRLGLAMHPARLTLSGVGSKIPVTQQIRAKITSIDGSCSEDVGFFVIPGLSDQPARAIRQDELDLPEAKFLADAEFYHPGTIDAILGARICFDALKTGLRRLPNGLTLQNSKFGWLVGGMLRDTTSADLYEHSCLATCVDDLKEILERFWRIEELPNDAADSTVWKSHELETHFKEHTTIADDGRYIVQIPLRGELNQLGDSMGQARRRLLALERRLASHEPTYAEYRKFMREYQELGHMCPVSTKELPKVRYVIPHSCVVKPDSTTTKLRVVFDASAKSTTGISLNDLQAVGPVIQPDLFRIWLDFRTQTVVATADIVKMYRQVWVSEPDTWMQCILWRDKPKDTMQLFRLLTVTYGEAASSYLACRALFEAGEEVRTSDPQTADAIQSSFYVDNLSLGASTPEQLRELMTSVERALNIRGMPLRKWASNSPEITSKIPVEHRDTTVQIGEKQAIKLLGLAWCPTEDTFQLVVQDEFYEPLGSLEKRRLASKVGKLYDPIGILQPVIVTGKILLQDLWRDGFGWDEAASPRMIESWNGFASHLPLLRQLPIPRMALPSEPQDAIMYGFSDASTKAFGCAIYLRFLDGEGNPQSRLLCSRSRLAPIEEVTLPRLELQGALLLARLYAKIKDAFGTRISQTRWWTDSQVVLAWIRSDNTKWGVYVKNRVEKIHAATNRLDWSYVPTKLNPADLVSRGLPANKLINSETASFWLNGPSFIVNDERPVMPQLNYVTALEEAVDAPLLLTAMVGNDCDDLLSQYKHHNSFIMTRRHFAWLGRAIFNLRAPSSSVEKKSGPLQLDELEYGLQLIVRVMQATCFPNEVKEMQDSGSVTPKGSMQHLDPIVRDKIICVRGRLGNSDLADEAKVPFLVPKSHPFSRVIIRHLHEHNFHAGTELIMAEFRARFWMRDLRRTVVGVTSRCVICARARPRQYAQQMGQLPSARVNVSPAFTHTGVDLCGPFEIVSNARSGKRRTVYVCIFVCFTTKATHLEVVEDQSTSAFISALLRFVSLRGRPDTIYSDNGRNFVGAARELTLLRKTHNNREFQDEVVSLAADSGIRFSFIPPRSPNFGGLWEANIKVAKRLFKAAAKGAQLNLVELQTLLYQISAILNSRPLTAIHSSPESVEALTPAHFLIGRASFTTPAPLGDDDTVGVKTRWKRVQKLAQQFWSRWRTEYLAQLRCSAKWTKRTTNLQTGQIVLVGDDNLPVGRWPMGLVVKTYVGPDGIVRVADIRTSSGIYKRNVRLLAPLPVEAAETEVSKEHSGAPDSSVSDAAPNEQLEGSAAQCPPDSTPGYVPPTTPEHEDDPPPTCGIWDGRQRPKGGRNGCGK